The following proteins come from a genomic window of Mariniflexile sp. TRM1-10:
- the ade gene encoding adenine deaminase — protein sequence MKLQGNIVDIQNKRIFKGEITIKNEKIFSIEEKQHDVEVYILPGFVDAHIHIESSMLVPSEFARLAVIHGTVATVSDPHEIANVLGVEGVEFMIGNGKKVPFKFHFGAPSCVPATTFESAGAVIDSDAIKTLLENPDIKYLAEMMNYPGVLFDDAEVMKKIAWAKHYNKPVDGHAPGLRGDALTKYIHAGMTTDHECFTHDEALEKLQKGMKILIREGSAAKNFEALIGLAFEHFENMMFCSDDKHPDDLILDHINKLCTRAVANGIDVFKVLQMACVNPVKHYNLDVGLLQVGDAADFIVVEDLINFKTIQTYIAGELVFDKGNSLINPVSFENLNHFNCNKKEVLDFRYESSSVKIRAIEALDGQLVTNEIIEEALIKDGNMISNTEKDILKMTVVNRYQNQKPAMAFIKNFGLKEGAIASSVGHDSHNIIAVGVSDEAICKAVNLLIEHKGGICAVSNSEEKIIALPVAGIMSDKDGDTVGKQYAELDNMAKQLGSTLHTPYMTLSFMALLVIPSLKLSDKGLFNGTDFKFTSLTINN from the coding sequence TTGAAACTACAAGGCAACATCGTCGACATCCAAAATAAGCGCATTTTTAAAGGTGAAATCACTATTAAAAATGAAAAGATTTTTTCTATTGAAGAAAAGCAACATGATGTTGAAGTTTATATACTTCCTGGTTTTGTTGATGCACATATCCATATAGAAAGTTCTATGTTGGTTCCTAGTGAATTTGCACGTTTAGCCGTAATCCATGGCACCGTAGCAACGGTTTCAGATCCGCACGAAATAGCCAATGTGTTAGGTGTTGAAGGTGTTGAGTTTATGATAGGGAATGGTAAAAAAGTACCATTTAAGTTCCATTTTGGAGCACCTTCTTGTGTGCCTGCAACAACTTTTGAATCGGCAGGAGCCGTTATAGATTCAGATGCTATAAAAACACTTTTGGAGAACCCCGATATCAAATATTTGGCAGAAATGATGAATTATCCCGGCGTGTTGTTTGATGATGCCGAAGTGATGAAAAAAATAGCTTGGGCTAAACATTATAATAAGCCAGTGGATGGGCACGCACCGGGATTAAGAGGTGATGCTCTTACCAAATACATTCATGCGGGTATGACTACCGACCATGAATGTTTTACCCATGATGAAGCTTTGGAAAAGTTGCAAAAAGGCATGAAAATCCTCATCCGTGAAGGCAGTGCTGCCAAAAATTTTGAAGCTTTAATAGGTTTAGCATTTGAACATTTTGAAAACATGATGTTTTGTAGTGACGATAAGCATCCAGACGATTTAATACTCGATCATATTAACAAGCTTTGCACCAGAGCCGTAGCCAATGGTATAGACGTGTTTAAAGTGCTGCAAATGGCATGTGTTAACCCAGTGAAACATTATAATTTGGATGTAGGCTTACTACAGGTAGGCGATGCTGCAGATTTTATAGTTGTTGAAGATTTAATAAATTTCAAAACCATTCAAACCTATATAGCTGGGGAGTTGGTATTTGATAAAGGAAACTCTTTAATCAACCCCGTTTCTTTTGAAAACCTGAATCATTTCAACTGTAATAAAAAGGAAGTTTTAGATTTTAGATATGAGTCTTCCTCAGTGAAAATCAGGGCTATTGAAGCTTTAGACGGCCAATTGGTAACCAATGAAATCATTGAAGAAGCTTTAATTAAGGATGGGAATATGATTTCAAATACCGAAAAAGATATTTTAAAAATGACGGTTGTTAACCGGTATCAAAACCAAAAGCCAGCGATGGCATTCATAAAAAACTTTGGCTTAAAAGAAGGAGCTATTGCGTCTTCAGTTGGACACGATTCGCATAATATTATAGCGGTTGGTGTTTCAGACGAAGCTATTTGTAAAGCGGTTAATTTACTTATTGAACATAAAGGGGGTATTTGTGCGGTTTCTAATTCCGAAGAAAAAATAATTGCGCTTCCAGTTGCAGGTATTATGAGTGACAAAGACGGAGATACTGTTGGAAAACAATACGCAGAACTTGATAACATGGCAAAACAATTAGGGAGTACACTACATACACCCTACATGACCTTATCGTTTATGGCGTTGTTGGTTATCCCATCATTAAAACTCAGTGACAAAGGACTTTTTAATGGAACGGATTTTAAATTTACCTCTTTAACAATTAATAATTAA
- the tilS gene encoding tRNA lysidine(34) synthetase TilS: protein MIKTFQDHIDSKLSFLKSSKLLLAISGGIDSMVLTHLCYKTGLNIALAHCNFNLRGKESDADEDFVLQLAEDLELEVFVENFDTEAFAEDEKLSIQMAARMLRYLWFSELTKQLNFDYILTAHHADDNLETFFINLSRGTGLDGLLGIPEVNNNIVRPLLPYSREDIENYAKEHKLKWREDSSNSSTKYLRNKLRHDVIPILKEINPHFLQNFAKTQTFLNDSKFIIEDKITDVTNKVIKSIDAYTVVLNIEEIKKLSHPKAYLYELLKNFGFTEWHDVFNLLDAQSGKQILTNTHRLIKDRNSLLLSEIHADDSQTIHISETDKIVETPFGVLVFEEADAVLETPKTVIYVDKDLLKFPLTLRKWEEGDVFYPLGMTGKKKLSKYFKDEKFSLLDKENTWLLCSDDAIVWVINKRADNRFRVTDTTKHILKVELK, encoded by the coding sequence ATGATAAAGACCTTTCAAGACCATATAGATTCCAAGCTTTCATTTTTAAAAAGCAGCAAGTTACTTCTTGCTATTTCTGGAGGGATTGACAGTATGGTTTTAACGCATTTATGTTATAAAACAGGCTTAAATATTGCTCTGGCCCATTGCAATTTTAATTTAAGGGGAAAAGAAAGTGATGCTGATGAAGATTTTGTGTTGCAACTGGCAGAAGATTTGGAATTAGAGGTTTTTGTTGAAAATTTTGATACAGAGGCTTTTGCCGAAGATGAAAAACTGAGTATTCAAATGGCAGCAAGAATGTTAAGATATCTTTGGTTTTCAGAACTTACAAAGCAGCTTAATTTTGATTATATTTTAACTGCTCACCACGCAGATGATAATCTTGAAACATTCTTTATTAATTTATCAAGAGGAACTGGTTTGGATGGTTTATTGGGGATTCCTGAGGTAAATAATAACATTGTGAGGCCATTGCTGCCTTATTCGAGGGAAGACATTGAAAATTATGCTAAGGAACATAAACTAAAGTGGCGGGAAGATAGTAGTAATAGCTCAACCAAATATTTGAGAAACAAATTGCGTCATGATGTGATACCAATACTTAAAGAAATAAACCCTCATTTTTTACAGAATTTTGCCAAAACCCAAACGTTTTTAAATGATTCTAAATTTATAATTGAGGATAAAATTACAGATGTTACTAATAAAGTAATCAAATCAATTGATGCGTACACTGTTGTATTAAATATAGAGGAAATTAAGAAATTAAGTCATCCTAAAGCCTATTTGTATGAGCTATTAAAGAATTTCGGATTTACGGAATGGCACGACGTCTTTAATTTATTGGATGCACAATCAGGAAAGCAAATCCTGACAAACACACACCGATTAATAAAAGACAGGAATAGTTTGTTGTTGAGTGAAATCCATGCGGATGATAGTCAAACCATACACATTTCAGAAACAGATAAAATAGTCGAAACCCCTTTTGGAGTGTTAGTTTTTGAAGAAGCGGATGCGGTTTTAGAAACCCCGAAAACAGTTATTTATGTCGATAAGGATTTATTAAAATTTCCTTTAACACTTAGAAAATGGGAAGAGGGTGATGTGTTTTATCCACTAGGAATGACAGGAAAAAAGAAATTAAGCAAATATTTTAAAGACGAAAAATTCTCGTTGTTGGATAAGGAAAACACCTGGTTGTTATGTTCGGATGATGCCATTGTTTGGGTTATAAATAAAAGAGCAGATAACCGATTTCGAGTTACAGACACTACAAAGCACATTTTAAAAGTTGAATTGAAATAA
- the pabB gene encoding aminodeoxychorismate synthase component I, whose amino-acid sequence MVKNPPLFKLQLLHWAQQFDDVVWLDSNDYEQNYSNYDAVLAVDAFTSIQTDYHEAFEKLKEYQTHVNDWIFGYLTYDLKNAVEDLKSNNFDGLQFPDLYFFQPKKLFFFKGNQVEMQYLNMMDDEFESDLKAVQQMNASTNQQINNPIKIKLRIHKDEYFEKINAMLGHIHRGDIYEANFCQEFYAEDTEINPLETYNKLNTISNPPFASFLKINDKYLLSASPERYLKKQGNTIVSQPIKGTAKRSENIEEDKQLKQELLDNEKERSENIMIVDLVRNDLSKTAIKGSVEVEELCKIYTFDQVHQMISTVKSKIESTTHAVDVIKSTFPMGSMTGAPKISAMKIIEALEETKRGLYSGSVGYFSPTGDFDFNVVIRSILYNETKKYVSYSVGGAITTKSDPLKEYEECLVKAKAMREVLEN is encoded by the coding sequence ATGGTTAAAAACCCCCCATTATTTAAGCTGCAATTATTGCATTGGGCACAACAGTTTGATGACGTTGTTTGGTTGGATTCCAATGATTACGAACAGAACTACTCCAACTACGATGCGGTTTTGGCAGTTGATGCCTTTACAAGCATTCAAACCGATTACCATGAAGCTTTTGAGAAGTTAAAAGAATACCAAACCCATGTAAACGATTGGATTTTTGGTTATTTGACGTACGATTTAAAAAATGCCGTAGAAGACTTAAAATCAAATAATTTTGACGGCTTGCAATTCCCGGATTTATACTTCTTTCAACCTAAAAAGCTATTCTTTTTTAAGGGAAATCAAGTTGAAATGCAGTATTTAAATATGATGGACGACGAATTTGAAAGTGATTTGAAGGCGGTTCAACAAATGAACGCATCCACAAATCAACAAATCAACAATCCTATTAAAATAAAGCTCCGCATTCACAAAGACGAATACTTCGAAAAGATAAATGCTATGTTGGGCCACATCCATCGTGGCGATATTTACGAAGCAAATTTTTGTCAGGAATTTTATGCCGAAGACACGGAAATAAACCCTTTAGAAACCTATAATAAGCTTAATACGATTTCAAACCCGCCATTTGCCAGCTTTTTAAAGATTAATGACAAGTATTTGCTATCGGCATCACCGGAGCGCTATTTAAAAAAGCAAGGCAACACCATCGTTTCCCAACCCATAAAAGGCACAGCCAAACGTTCCGAGAATATTGAAGAGGACAAGCAGCTAAAACAGGAGTTGTTGGACAACGAAAAGGAACGTAGCGAAAACATCATGATTGTAGATTTGGTACGTAACGATTTATCTAAAACCGCCATTAAAGGTAGTGTGGAGGTAGAAGAATTATGCAAAATTTATACGTTTGATCAAGTGCACCAAATGATATCGACTGTAAAATCTAAAATAGAATCTACAACCCACGCCGTAGATGTTATAAAAAGCACATTCCCAATGGGAAGTATGACAGGAGCTCCAAAAATTTCGGCAATGAAGATTATTGAAGCATTGGAGGAAACCAAACGGGGACTCTACTCGGGCTCAGTGGGATATTTTTCACCAACGGGCGATTTCGATTTTAATGTGGTTATAAGGAGTATTTTATACAATGAAACCAAAAAATACGTGTCTTATTCTGTTGGAGGCGCCATCACAACAAAAAGCGACCCGCTAAAAGAATACGAAGAATGTTTGGTTAAGGCCAAAGCCATGCGTGAGGTTTTGGAAAATTAA
- a CDS encoding aldose 1-epimerase family protein, which yields MVTLENKQLKIAVKKIGAELCKITSVRNNTEFMWDANPTVWGSFAPNLFPIIGALKNDTYIFENQEYKLPKHGIVRNNNAVILHQQTSDSLSFKLSYSEDSLKNYPFKFEFYITYKLVGNRIDVIHTIKNLDDKPLYFSVGGHPAFKCPVFENEQYEDYFLEFEHAETSKTHLINMANGLISAETKPVFNHSNKLPLTHDLFNEDALIFKDLKSKKVALKSKVYGEVLSVSYNDFPYLGIWAKPTGDYVCIEPWLGIADNEATNQDLKTKEGILTLAANETFMAGYGIEVNENLLI from the coding sequence ATGGTAACATTAGAAAACAAGCAACTTAAAATAGCAGTAAAAAAAATAGGTGCTGAATTGTGCAAAATCACTTCCGTAAGAAACAACACGGAATTTATGTGGGACGCCAACCCAACCGTTTGGGGGAGTTTTGCCCCTAACCTATTCCCTATTATTGGTGCATTAAAAAACGATACTTATATTTTTGAAAACCAAGAATATAAACTACCAAAACATGGCATCGTTAGAAATAACAACGCCGTTATTTTACACCAACAAACGTCCGATAGTCTCAGCTTTAAATTAAGTTACAGTGAAGACTCTTTAAAAAATTATCCATTTAAGTTTGAGTTTTATATCACTTATAAGCTGGTTGGCAACCGCATTGACGTCATTCATACCATTAAAAACTTAGATGATAAACCCCTGTATTTTTCGGTTGGTGGACATCCTGCATTTAAATGTCCAGTGTTTGAAAATGAACAGTATGAAGATTATTTCTTAGAATTTGAACATGCCGAAACTTCAAAAACCCATCTTATTAATATGGCAAACGGACTCATTTCAGCAGAAACAAAACCAGTTTTTAATCATTCAAACAAACTACCACTAACCCACGATTTGTTTAATGAAGACGCCCTTATTTTTAAAGATTTGAAATCTAAAAAAGTTGCTTTAAAAAGTAAAGTATATGGTGAAGTACTATCGGTTAGTTATAATGATTTTCCCTATTTGGGTATTTGGGCAAAACCAACAGGCGATTATGTTTGTATAGAACCTTGGTTAGGAATTGCCGATAATGAAGCCACCAATCAAGACTTAAAAACCAAGGAAGGGATTTTAACTTTGGCTGCTAATGAGACTTTTATGGCTGGGTATGGTATTGAGGTTAATGAGAATCTTCTTATTTGA
- a CDS encoding PAS domain-containing sensor histidine kinase: MMRFLPQFDHIFQLLPHPNLILLPDAPKFTIVAVNDAYLEAVNSTEKDLIGKGIFEAFPENPEDRISKGVEKLKNSLHFVISKKESDKMPLQKYDIPIRGTSKFKIKYTNVWNIPLTDDTNNITHILHSIEDVTDKKQLELSLDIERQRFNDLYFQAPSCMGILKGPDHVYELANPLYLELIGVEDVIGKTVKDVLPELEAQGILEILDTVYETGETFSANEMLVQFDHHRNGELVGTYLNFIYQANRNEEGIIDGILFFASDVTELVLARKKIEESKKRYKELIENLPIATYSCDLEGRILLYNKAAVTLWGREPEIGVDMWCGSMKIYSKNGEPLPIDLYPMVRALKEGRKITNQEMTIERPNGDKLNVLPYPVPYTDSTGQVIGAVNVLIDITESRKSEKILKENEKKFRQIVETAQEGIWVIDEDNRTTFVNNKLCEILGYTQDEMTGKDIYFFMDEDAKQIAGQLMQKKKKGYTDQLQFKYISKSGKDVWTQISSNPLFDDGGIYKGGLAMVTDITERKNTNEKLGKLIKELAHQNEENEKRATELCHSNKELVKTNKELDRFVYSVSHDLRSPLTSILGLISFIEEDSKEPDTLEQVKMIRTSINRLDGFIKNILNYSQNNRTKLETQNIPLKKTIHDIVNSVRNIKDASGISFKIDIDEKHPFYSDWHRFNTVLENLVSNAIKYHTKEASGRYLKLTGTSNKDELNLSISDNGIGIDPEFHDKIFEMFYRLPGNTDGSGVGLYIVKETLDKMHGTIDIKSEKGVGTTFVITLKNLKE, translated from the coding sequence ATGATGCGCTTCCTCCCCCAATTTGACCATATCTTTCAACTTTTGCCCCACCCTAATTTAATTCTCCTTCCTGACGCTCCAAAATTCACCATTGTAGCAGTTAATGATGCTTATCTGGAAGCAGTAAATTCAACTGAAAAAGATTTAATAGGGAAAGGTATTTTTGAAGCATTTCCTGAAAACCCGGAAGATAGGATTTCAAAAGGCGTTGAAAAATTAAAAAACTCCCTGCATTTTGTGATCTCCAAAAAGGAATCGGATAAAATGCCGCTTCAAAAATATGACATCCCTATTCGTGGGACTTCAAAATTTAAAATCAAATATACCAATGTTTGGAATATTCCATTAACTGATGATACTAACAATATTACCCACATTTTACATTCAATTGAAGATGTAACAGATAAAAAACAATTGGAATTATCGCTTGACATTGAAAGACAGCGTTTCAATGATCTATACTTTCAAGCGCCTTCTTGCATGGGTATATTAAAAGGTCCTGATCATGTGTATGAATTGGCAAATCCATTGTATTTAGAGTTAATAGGTGTCGAAGATGTTATTGGTAAGACCGTAAAGGACGTATTACCAGAACTTGAGGCACAGGGGATTTTAGAAATCTTAGACACGGTTTATGAAACCGGGGAAACATTTTCGGCTAATGAGATGCTTGTACAATTTGACCATCATAGAAACGGAGAACTTGTTGGCACCTATTTGAACTTTATTTATCAGGCGAATAGAAATGAGGAGGGTATTATAGATGGAATCCTTTTTTTTGCATCGGATGTGACTGAGCTGGTACTGGCACGCAAAAAAATTGAGGAAAGCAAAAAACGCTATAAGGAGCTCATTGAAAATTTACCGATTGCCACCTATTCCTGTGACCTTGAAGGACGCATCCTACTATATAATAAGGCAGCGGTAACCTTATGGGGTAGAGAACCAGAAATAGGCGTAGATATGTGGTGCGGATCTATGAAAATCTACAGTAAAAACGGCGAACCACTTCCTATCGACTTGTACCCAATGGTTAGAGCCCTAAAGGAAGGTCGCAAAATTACCAATCAGGAAATGACTATAGAGCGTCCCAATGGTGATAAGCTAAATGTATTGCCCTATCCAGTACCTTATACGGATTCAACTGGGCAGGTAATTGGTGCTGTTAATGTACTGATTGATATCACTGAAAGCAGAAAATCAGAAAAGATTCTCAAGGAAAACGAAAAAAAATTTCGTCAGATCGTGGAAACTGCACAAGAAGGTATTTGGGTGATAGATGAAGACAACAGGACCACATTTGTCAATAATAAACTTTGTGAAATTCTGGGATATACCCAAGATGAGATGACGGGAAAAGACATCTATTTTTTTATGGACGAAGATGCAAAGCAAATTGCTGGTCAATTAATGCAAAAGAAAAAAAAAGGATATACGGATCAATTACAGTTTAAATATATTTCAAAATCTGGTAAAGACGTTTGGACTCAAATTTCATCAAATCCACTTTTTGATGATGGAGGTATTTATAAAGGAGGTCTGGCCATGGTTACCGATATTACCGAACGAAAAAACACAAATGAAAAACTCGGAAAATTAATCAAAGAACTCGCTCATCAAAATGAGGAGAATGAAAAACGGGCGACAGAATTATGCCATTCTAATAAGGAACTGGTTAAAACAAATAAAGAACTGGACCGCTTTGTCTATAGTGTTTCTCATGATTTACGTTCCCCACTCACCTCTATTCTCGGTCTAATTTCTTTTATTGAAGAAGACAGCAAGGAACCTGACACCCTTGAACAGGTAAAAATGATACGGACTAGCATAAACCGCCTGGACGGATTCATTAAAAACATCCTCAATTACTCACAAAATAACCGCACCAAACTTGAAACTCAAAACATCCCCCTTAAGAAAACCATCCATGACATTGTAAACTCAGTACGCAACATAAAAGATGCCAGTGGCATTTCTTTTAAGATTGATATTGACGAGAAACACCCCTTTTATTCCGATTGGCATCGTTTTAATACAGTTCTTGAAAATCTTGTTTCCAATGCTATTAAATACCATACAAAAGAGGCTTCCGGAAGATATCTTAAACTTACCGGCACATCGAACAAGGATGAATTAAACCTCAGTATCTCCGATAATGGCATTGGTATAGACCCTGAATTTCACGATAAAATTTTTGAAATGTTTTATCGTTTGCCGGGCAATACCGACGGTTCCGGTGTTGGGCTCTATATAGTCAAGGAAACGCTGGATAAAATGCATGGAACTATTGATATTAAGTCTGAAAAAGGAGTAGGAACCACCTTTGTAATTACGTTAAAAAATTTAAAAGAATGA
- a CDS encoding response regulator: MKEEQSYRFENVMIIDDNLIDLYIASRLITKNHFGKKVLQYSSALEALKYLQENQEHISQLPEVIFVDIYMPGMSGFEFIVAYDKLSTVLKKYCRVYIISSSIDERDVATTKNDKNIVAMKEKPITKEFLNEFKIRHNSSPL, translated from the coding sequence ATGAAAGAAGAACAATCATACCGGTTTGAAAATGTAATGATTATAGACGATAACCTCATAGACCTCTATATTGCTTCCCGTTTGATTACAAAGAACCATTTCGGAAAAAAAGTGTTGCAATATTCTTCTGCTCTTGAGGCATTAAAATATTTACAGGAAAATCAGGAACACATTTCCCAGTTGCCCGAAGTCATTTTTGTAGATATATACATGCCTGGGATGTCCGGATTTGAGTTTATTGTAGCATATGATAAATTGTCAACTGTACTGAAAAAATATTGTAGGGTATACATTATATCCTCATCAATTGACGAGCGGGATGTGGCTACAACAAAGAATGATAAAAACATAGTGGCCATGAAGGAAAAACCAATTACAAAAGAATTTCTAAACGAGTTTAAGATAAGACACAATAGTTCCCCATTGTAA
- a CDS encoding sensor histidine kinase — protein sequence MKNEYHNIPISEKTSLDIDKHFNLEPFFESSTDFLCIAGYDGFFRRVNPAFIKLMGYTREELFASPISHFVHPEHKRNTAETRALILEGVPLLHFQNRYITKNGEIVWLTWTSIPEPSQNLIYAIAKNITHIKKLEEERNTLLANLTKVNAEFKQLTYTTSHDLRTPVNNLISLVSLIDTSTIQNEETLVYLEMLETSAFQLKNTLNEHIDLLNKEDKLNVKVENITLKNILDTTIEPLRALIKDSKTIFNIDFSEVPNINSNAFYLQSIFLNLISNSIKYSRPGITPIITITSKKVDHFVRIIFSDNGLGFDMEKVGGKIFGLNQSFHDHPDSKGIGLYLVNSYMNSLGGNISLESEVNVGTTFILNFRS from the coding sequence ATGAAAAACGAATACCATAACATACCAATTTCTGAGAAAACGTCATTAGATATTGATAAACACTTTAACCTTGAACCTTTTTTTGAATCATCAACAGATTTTCTTTGCATTGCGGGCTATGACGGGTTTTTTAGAAGAGTTAATCCTGCATTTATTAAGTTAATGGGATATACCCGGGAAGAATTATTTGCCAGTCCCATAAGCCATTTTGTACATCCCGAGCATAAGCGCAATACAGCTGAAACGCGGGCCCTGATTTTGGAAGGAGTTCCATTGTTACACTTTCAAAACCGTTATATCACGAAAAATGGTGAAATTGTATGGCTTACCTGGACATCTATTCCCGAACCATCGCAAAATTTAATTTATGCCATTGCAAAAAATATCACCCATATTAAAAAATTGGAGGAAGAGCGAAATACGCTCCTTGCAAATCTTACAAAAGTCAATGCCGAATTCAAACAATTAACCTATACAACTTCCCACGACCTAAGGACTCCCGTAAATAATTTAATTTCGCTAGTAAGTTTAATAGATACCTCGACAATCCAAAATGAAGAGACCCTGGTTTATTTAGAGATGCTGGAAACGTCGGCTTTTCAGTTGAAAAACACTTTAAATGAGCATATTGATCTTTTAAATAAAGAAGATAAACTGAACGTAAAAGTTGAAAATATCACTCTAAAAAATATCCTTGACACTACCATTGAACCTTTGAGGGCTTTGATCAAAGATTCAAAAACTATTTTTAATATAGATTTTTCGGAAGTGCCAAATATAAATTCCAATGCTTTCTATCTGCAAAGTATATTTCTCAATTTAATTTCCAATTCCATAAAATATTCTAGGCCCGGGATTACTCCAATAATTACTATTACCTCTAAAAAAGTGGATCATTTTGTTCGTATTATTTTTTCGGATAACGGACTTGGTTTTGATATGGAAAAGGTTGGCGGAAAAATTTTTGGGTTAAACCAAAGTTTTCATGACCACCCGGACAGTAAAGGTATAGGCTTATACTTGGTGAATAGTTATATGAATAGTTTAGGAGGCAATATAAGTTTAGAAAGTGAAGTGAATGTTGGAACAACCTTTATTTTAAATTTCAGATCTTAG
- a CDS encoding DEAD/DEAH box helicase has product MTFEDLNLNTPLYKALTDLGFTTPTPIQAEAFNVVCSGTDIVGIAQTGTGKTFAYMLPILKHLKFSTQESPRILVLVPTRELVVQVVNDIENLAKYMNTRVLGVYGGTNINTQKQAIAQGVDILVATPGRLYDLALSRVLQLKSIQKLVIDEVDVMLDLGFRHQLINIFDLLPEKRQNIMFSATMTEDVDVIINDFFKSPERVSIAVSGTPLDNIIQSRYNVPNFYTKVNLLKHLLIDTEIFTKVLIFVSNKKMADRLFEKLDELFHEELCVIHSNKTQNYRLRSIEQFRNGDNRILVATDVMARGLDIDNVSHVINFDTPDYPENYMHRIGRTGRAEREGTAILLSTESEQESVTKIEDLMNMSISLVDFPENIEVSTELIEEERPQIKEHYNPIKRSDADAPGPAFHEKSEKNSKENLGGSYKFKIAAKYKKPKTRGDKNYNKRHKKK; this is encoded by the coding sequence GTGACTTTTGAAGATTTAAATTTAAACACCCCTTTATATAAGGCCTTAACCGATTTAGGCTTTACAACCCCAACACCCATACAAGCCGAGGCTTTTAACGTGGTTTGTTCCGGAACCGACATTGTTGGTATTGCACAAACAGGCACTGGTAAAACCTTTGCTTACATGTTGCCTATTTTAAAACATTTAAAATTTTCAACACAAGAAAGTCCGCGTATTTTGGTTTTAGTACCCACCCGCGAATTGGTGGTGCAAGTAGTTAACGATATTGAAAATCTTGCAAAATACATGAATACCCGTGTGTTAGGTGTTTATGGTGGCACCAACATTAACACCCAAAAACAAGCCATCGCTCAAGGTGTAGATATTTTGGTAGCAACCCCAGGTAGGTTGTATGATTTGGCTTTAAGCCGTGTGTTACAATTAAAATCGATACAAAAATTGGTGATTGATGAAGTAGATGTGATGCTCGATTTAGGATTTAGACACCAATTGATTAATATTTTCGATCTATTGCCTGAGAAACGTCAAAACATCATGTTTTCGGCAACCATGACAGAAGATGTCGATGTCATAATTAACGATTTCTTTAAAAGTCCGGAGCGTGTTTCTATAGCCGTTTCAGGTACGCCCCTTGATAATATCATCCAATCGCGCTACAATGTGCCTAATTTTTATACGAAAGTCAATTTACTTAAACACTTATTAATAGATACTGAAATTTTCACTAAGGTTTTAATATTTGTGTCTAATAAAAAAATGGCTGACCGCTTATTTGAAAAATTAGACGAGCTATTCCATGAAGAATTGTGTGTGATACACTCCAACAAAACCCAAAATTACCGTTTGCGTAGTATTGAGCAATTTAGAAATGGTGATAACCGCATATTGGTAGCTACCGATGTGATGGCACGTGGTTTGGATATTGATAACGTATCCCATGTCATCAATTTTGACACTCCTGATTACCCCGAAAACTATATGCATCGTATAGGTAGAACGGGTAGAGCCGAACGTGAAGGCACGGCTATTTTACTTTCTACGGAAAGCGAACAAGAGTCGGTTACAAAGATTGAAGACTTAATGAACATGAGTATTTCGTTAGTGGATTTCCCTGAAAATATTGAAGTGTCTACCGAACTCATTGAAGAAGAACGCCCACAAATAAAGGAACATTACAACCCCATAAAACGAAGTGATGCAGATGCTCCTGGCCCTGCGTTTCATGAGAAATCTGAAAAAAACTCAAAAGAAAATTTAGGAGGTTCGTACAAATTCAAAATTGCTGCTAAATACAAAAAGCCCAAAACCAGAGGGGATAAGAATTATAATAAGCGGCATAAGAAGAAGTAA